Genomic segment of Nostoc sp. TCL240-02:
CTAACTCTGGTTTCCTTTGCTGTCACCAAAGCGGCTCACGAAGCAATTATTCCTAAATTTGTAGAACAGTGGAAGAAAGATCATAACCAAACTGTCGTCTTCAAGCAAAGCTATGGCGGCTCTGGTTCTCAAACTCGCGCTGTTATCGATGGCTTGGAAGCAGATGTAGTCCACTTGGCACTAGCTGGAGACACCTCAAAGATTGAGAAGGCTGGATTGATTCAACCAGGATGGGAGAAAGAAGTTCCCAACAATGGTATTGTCTCCAAATCGGTAGCAGCATTAGTAACTCGTTCAGGCAATCCTAAAGGCATCAAAAACTGGCAAGATTTAGCTAAAGACGGTGTAAAACTAATTACTGCTAACCCCAAAACTTCCGGCGGTGCTAAGTGGAATTTCTTAGCACTATGGGATTCTGTAATTAAAACAGGTGGCGATGAGGCTAAAGCTACTGCATTTGTAACTAAAGTTTATAAAAATGTGCCAATCTTGCCTAAAGATGCGCGAGAAGCTACTGATACATTCGCCAAGCAAGGGCAGGGAGATGTCTTAATCAACTACGAAAACGAAGTTCTTTTGGCACAACAAAAGGGCGAGAAGGTTGAGTATGTCGTTCCCGATGTGAATATATCCATTGACAATCCGATCGCAGTGGTAGATAAGAACGTCGATAAGCATGGAACCCGCGAAGTTGCTGAAGGTTTTGTGAAATACCTCTATACTCCAGAAGCACAGCAAGAGTTTGTCAAATTAGGATTCCGTCCTGTGGATGAGACTTTAGCTCAAACTAAAGAAGTCACAGGCAAATTTCCCAAGGTGAAAACTTTGGGTACAGTTGCAGACTTCGGTGGTTGGAGTGCAATCGATAAGAAGTTTTTCGCCGACGGGGGCGTGTTTGATAAGATTCAAGCCCAAAAATAATTCGTAATTCGTAATTCGTAATTTGTAATTCGTAATTGAAGAGCAGACTAATTAACTTGCTTACGACGCAATGCGCGAACAGTTTTGAGGTAATAATTACGAATTATGAATACCGACAAAAAACTTTCAAAAAACTTTTTTTGAATTTTGAATTTTGAATTTTGAATTCGGAGCGAAGCGACGTGACGACTGTATCTTCTTCTTTGGAAGTTGAGCGCAAAACACCATTTTGGAAGAAATTGCGGCGGGTTCCCTGGACTTGGCGAATCACGATAGCATACCTGACGGTGATGTTGTTTATTCCCATAGCTGCCATGTTCCTGAAAGCGAGTACGGAACCTCCGGCGAGATTTTGGGCGATCGCAACCAGTGATATCGCATTAGCCACCTATAATGTCACTTTTGTGACAGCAATATTTGCTGCCTTACTCAATGGCGTATTTGGTACTCTAATTGCTTGGGTTCTGGTGCGCTACGACTTTCCC
This window contains:
- a CDS encoding sulfate ABC transporter substrate-binding protein, whose protein sequence is MSLWQHPLKRLQAIAEHGTYRFRLNSLKGFVSLFLVGTVLSVALAACSGGGTGNTSSSETPNASATPVAANKDSVELTLVSFAVTKAAHEAIIPKFVEQWKKDHNQTVVFKQSYGGSGSQTRAVIDGLEADVVHLALAGDTSKIEKAGLIQPGWEKEVPNNGIVSKSVAALVTRSGNPKGIKNWQDLAKDGVKLITANPKTSGGAKWNFLALWDSVIKTGGDEAKATAFVTKVYKNVPILPKDAREATDTFAKQGQGDVLINYENEVLLAQQKGEKVEYVVPDVNISIDNPIAVVDKNVDKHGTREVAEGFVKYLYTPEAQQEFVKLGFRPVDETLAQTKEVTGKFPKVKTLGTVADFGGWSAIDKKFFADGGVFDKIQAQK